The proteins below come from a single Afipia felis ATCC 53690 genomic window:
- a CDS encoding GIY-YIG nuclease family protein: MIDLDLDELRSELDDFAQPEKKGGRSPREERIIAGFEEIQRFVEKNGHAPRHGEDGDIFERLYAVRLDRLRALEECRSLLTQFDHQGLITCAPIASSGPPADSMDEEELLAELKGAAGSSDITKLRHVRTSAEKREAEEIASREKCADFERFKPLFLQVQADLESGRRTTRPFVKDAGFLKADIQAGQFFILGGQTAYVAEVGELIKAPNGETDARLRVIYSNSTESDLLLRSLQRALYKDDAGRRITEPSAGPLFDEQTGDGDQASGTIYVLRSKSDHPLVAANREILHKIGVTGGSVERRIANARLDPTYLMADVEIVATYELYNINRAKLEFLIHRVFGGARLDVEIMDRLGRPIVPKEWFLVPLFAIDEAVNRIKDGTITDYVYNPNTARLVEHGAQPPLGKLT; the protein is encoded by the coding sequence ATGATTGATCTCGACCTTGATGAGCTGCGTTCGGAGCTCGACGATTTCGCGCAACCGGAAAAGAAGGGCGGTCGTTCGCCTCGCGAGGAGCGCATCATCGCGGGCTTTGAGGAGATTCAGCGCTTTGTCGAGAAAAACGGCCACGCTCCGCGCCACGGCGAGGATGGCGATATATTCGAACGGCTTTATGCTGTGCGGCTCGACCGACTGCGCGCGCTCGAAGAATGCCGGTCCCTTCTCACACAGTTTGATCACCAGGGACTGATTACATGTGCGCCCATAGCGTCGTCTGGCCCGCCTGCTGACTCGATGGATGAGGAAGAGCTGCTCGCCGAACTGAAGGGCGCGGCCGGTTCATCCGACATCACCAAGCTGCGCCATGTGCGCACCAGTGCTGAGAAGCGCGAGGCCGAAGAAATCGCGAGTCGCGAGAAATGCGCGGATTTCGAGAGATTCAAGCCCCTATTCCTACAGGTGCAGGCCGATCTTGAGAGCGGGCGCCGGACCACAAGACCCTTCGTCAAGGATGCGGGTTTCCTGAAAGCCGACATTCAGGCCGGGCAATTCTTCATCCTTGGCGGCCAGACCGCTTATGTGGCGGAGGTTGGAGAACTGATAAAGGCGCCAAATGGCGAAACCGACGCGCGGCTCCGGGTGATCTATTCCAATAGCACCGAGAGCGACCTGCTGCTGCGATCGCTGCAGCGCGCCCTCTACAAGGATGACGCTGGTCGACGTATTACCGAGCCAAGCGCCGGCCCGCTATTCGACGAGCAGACTGGCGATGGTGATCAGGCCAGCGGCACGATCTACGTGTTGCGGAGCAAGTCCGACCACCCTCTGGTCGCAGCGAACCGCGAAATCCTGCACAAGATCGGCGTGACGGGTGGTAGCGTCGAACGGCGCATCGCTAACGCTCGGCTCGATCCAACCTACCTCATGGCGGATGTCGAGATCGTTGCGACTTACGAACTCTACAATATCAACCGGGCCAAGCTCGAATTCTTGATTCACAGGGTCTTTGGCGGGGCGCGCCTTGACGTCGAGATCATGGATCGCCTCGGTCGACCGATCGTGCCGAAGGAATGGTTTCTAGTGCCCTTGTTCGCCATCGATGAGGCGGTAAACCGGATCAAGGACGGCACGATCACCGATTACGTCTATAACCCGAATACCGCCCGGCTCGTAGAACACGGCGCGCAACCACCGCTGGGAAAATTGACATGA
- a CDS encoding ATP-binding protein: MSNVNVRRLVENIRSGTNIYTPLVEIVVNAIQAIDAKGIPNGLVEIEVLRNGQADVLDRLDDVDGFVVKDNGIGFTKSNRDAFDTLYTEQKIADGGKGFGRFTCLKYFDQVKVSSTFAQGDAFRDRVFKMGLDKDIIVDEKESASDAHATGATVEISGIKSVRFPDKKLETISRVIVERLLPYFVDKERVCPRVVIRDANKPTDSISLNDYLGKANSQIVEMKVGEGTFSLSANEDEKSFQVRVFKFFAPRTAKSKVSLVAHRREVTDNPLESYIPEFAEEFFEPGPDQDLAKGRNFVIKAYVFGDYLNDNVSLERGEFRFQTDTDLLNGISQNDIEQKAAELVQSVVGAEIAARKRRKEVRISEYVTNDAPWHRILAKEVDFSVLPMRPSNQDIELHLQKKKYEKEVATRTQVTALLNSKNPDELGEKISQLIESISDSSKNDLIHYVSMRKCVLDLFSKSLEIGADGKHKSEGEVHDVIMPRKKDSEELNYDAHNLWILDERLNFTSYVSSDKPLKSAKGDRTDLTIYNRRVAYRGDNESSNPITIFEFKKPQRDDFADPSSKEDPVQQIIRYVNQIREGKFKTPTGRDILVNDTTPFYGYVVCDLTKKVKGWLQKEKNFTPMPDGLGWFNWFGNISLYMEVVSWTKLLRDAEMRNKIFFNKLGID, from the coding sequence ATGAGCAATGTCAACGTCAGGCGGTTGGTCGAGAACATCCGTTCCGGCACCAATATCTATACGCCGCTTGTCGAAATCGTCGTAAATGCGATTCAGGCTATCGACGCGAAGGGCATACCGAATGGACTGGTAGAAATCGAAGTCCTTCGAAACGGGCAGGCCGACGTACTCGACCGCCTTGATGACGTTGATGGCTTCGTTGTCAAGGACAACGGCATAGGCTTCACAAAGAGCAACCGTGACGCCTTCGACACCCTCTACACCGAACAAAAGATTGCGGACGGCGGCAAAGGATTTGGACGCTTCACCTGTCTGAAATACTTCGACCAGGTGAAAGTATCCAGCACCTTCGCCCAAGGTGATGCCTTCCGTGATCGCGTCTTCAAGATGGGTTTGGATAAGGACATCATCGTTGATGAAAAGGAAAGCGCGTCCGATGCGCACGCGACGGGCGCAACCGTTGAGATTTCCGGCATCAAGTCAGTAAGATTTCCCGACAAGAAACTGGAAACGATCAGCCGGGTCATCGTGGAGCGGTTGCTGCCCTATTTCGTAGATAAGGAGCGGGTCTGCCCGCGCGTCGTGATCCGAGACGCGAATAAGCCGACCGATTCTATCTCCCTCAATGACTATCTGGGCAAGGCAAACAGCCAAATCGTCGAAATGAAGGTGGGCGAAGGCACGTTTTCTTTATCGGCGAATGAAGATGAAAAGTCCTTTCAGGTCCGCGTGTTCAAATTCTTCGCGCCACGAACGGCGAAGAGCAAGGTGAGTCTTGTCGCGCACCGGCGAGAAGTGACGGACAATCCGCTCGAATCATACATTCCCGAATTCGCGGAAGAGTTTTTCGAGCCGGGGCCGGATCAGGATTTGGCTAAGGGGCGCAACTTCGTCATCAAAGCCTATGTGTTCGGCGACTATCTGAACGACAACGTGTCCCTCGAACGGGGCGAGTTTCGCTTTCAAACCGACACCGACCTTTTGAACGGCATATCTCAGAATGACATCGAACAAAAAGCCGCCGAGCTCGTGCAGTCGGTGGTGGGCGCGGAGATCGCCGCAAGGAAGAGGCGCAAGGAAGTGCGCATCTCCGAGTACGTAACCAATGACGCGCCCTGGCATCGCATCCTTGCAAAAGAGGTGGATTTCAGCGTCCTACCCATGAGGCCGTCAAATCAAGACATCGAGCTTCATCTACAAAAGAAGAAATATGAGAAGGAGGTGGCGACACGAACGCAGGTCACGGCGCTACTGAACTCGAAGAACCCGGATGAGCTTGGTGAGAAGATCTCGCAGTTGATCGAGAGTATTTCCGATAGTAGCAAGAACGACCTGATTCACTACGTCTCCATGCGAAAGTGCGTTCTGGACCTGTTTTCCAAGTCACTAGAAATCGGAGCCGACGGAAAACACAAATCCGAAGGCGAGGTGCATGACGTCATCATGCCGCGCAAAAAAGACTCTGAGGAACTGAACTATGATGCGCACAATCTTTGGATTCTGGATGAGCGACTGAATTTTACGTCCTACGTTTCGTCTGACAAACCCCTTAAATCAGCGAAGGGGGACCGCACGGACCTAACTATCTATAATCGCCGCGTGGCGTATCGGGGGGACAATGAGTCCAGTAACCCCATTACGATTTTCGAATTCAAGAAGCCCCAACGAGACGATTTTGCCGATCCATCCTCCAAGGAAGATCCGGTTCAGCAGATCATCCGTTACGTCAATCAAATCAGGGAGGGCAAGTTCAAGACCCCGACCGGCCGTGACATCCTGGTCAACGACACAACGCCCTTCTACGGCTATGTCGTCTGTGATCTGACCAAGAAGGTCAAGGGCTGGCTCCAAAAGGAGAAGAACTTTACCCCTATGCCCGATGGCCTGGGATGGTTCAACTGGTTCGGCAACATCAGCCTCTATATGGAAGTGGTTAGCTGGACGAAGCTGCTCCGTGACGCGGAAATGCGGAACAAGATATTTTTCAATAAACTCGGCATAGATTGA
- a CDS encoding TrlF family AAA-like ATPase: MLSRGSEWRRWEPHIHAPGTVMNNQFSGPNAWGDYLTALEQAAPVIEAIAVTDYYVTDTYEEVLRHRAAGRLPSTKLVFPNVELRLDVATAKGGFVNLHLFVSPEDPQHLDELRRLLSRLQFNVMQDRFDCTRADLIRLGKKADPSITDEWAALAYGANQFKVSFQKLREVFSESGWAKTNILIAVAGGATDGTSGVREAADQTIRREIEGFAHVIFAGSPAQREFWLGQRDLGPDEIRTRYGGLKPCLHGSDAHKLDDVASPFGNRFSWIKGGLEFDALRQACIDPEGRAYVGEQPPGSAMPSQVISHVQIGDADWATTPDIPLNHGLVAIIGARGSGKTALADVIAAGCDAISPSGWNADENISPSFLARARRLIGNASTTLTWGGGATVTRALDGSDANGHMTFPRARYLSQQFVEELCSAKGVSDGLVDEIERVIFESHSQDDREWALDFAELRDQQTSRFQQAREREAEAIADISDRIATEFEKESLVATLTTQVGQKKKLIADYTADRAKLVVKGTEAQVTRHTRLSEAAQTLRNKIQSFGNQRRTFVALQDEVRSVRATGAPEMLRQARARHGASGMSDQQWDDFLLIYKGDVDKSLTAYIAWADGEVRKLNGVPPPPGAPNVALIPDTADLSALPLAPIAAEMTRLEALFSADKVVRDQYAALTGRIAQENSALQTLEIRLTDAQGAAVRRKDLQTVRDNTYGRVFEAIINEQSALASLYAPLMARLAASSGTLKKLSFAVRRIADVQAWGSVAEEELLDRRKTGPFYGRGSLIAAATEALKPAWETGSAVEVQAAMTAFMARYLRDLLSHAPFAPTQQAEFRAWSKRFAHWLFGTDHITVRYEISYDGVDIRKLSPGTRGIVLLLLYLALDDSDDRPLIIDQPEENLDPKSVFDELVALFVAAKAKRQVIMVTHNANLVINTDADQIIVASAGPHPSGGLPPITYVSGGLESAEIRKAVCDILEGGEAAFRERARRLRVRLER; the protein is encoded by the coding sequence ATGCTTAGCAGAGGGTCAGAATGGCGAAGATGGGAACCGCATATCCACGCGCCCGGCACGGTCATGAACAATCAGTTCAGCGGCCCGAACGCTTGGGGTGACTATCTGACCGCGCTTGAGCAGGCCGCGCCGGTCATCGAGGCGATCGCGGTCACGGACTACTACGTGACCGATACTTACGAGGAGGTGCTGCGGCACAGGGCGGCTGGCCGCCTGCCCAGCACCAAGCTGGTCTTCCCCAACGTGGAACTCCGGCTCGACGTTGCGACGGCGAAAGGCGGCTTCGTCAATCTCCACCTCTTCGTCAGCCCGGAGGATCCGCAACATCTCGACGAGCTGCGGCGTCTGCTATCGCGCCTGCAGTTCAACGTCATGCAGGATCGTTTCGATTGCACGCGGGCCGATCTCATCCGGCTCGGCAAGAAAGCCGATCCCAGCATTACGGACGAGTGGGCCGCGCTGGCCTATGGGGCCAACCAGTTCAAGGTCAGTTTCCAGAAGCTCCGCGAAGTGTTCTCCGAAAGCGGATGGGCGAAGACAAACATCCTGATCGCAGTGGCCGGCGGCGCGACGGACGGTACGTCGGGCGTGCGGGAAGCTGCGGATCAGACGATCCGGCGCGAAATCGAAGGCTTCGCCCATGTGATCTTCGCGGGTAGCCCGGCGCAGCGTGAGTTCTGGTTGGGCCAGAGAGATCTCGGCCCCGACGAAATCCGCACCCGCTACGGCGGCCTGAAGCCCTGTCTGCACGGGAGCGATGCGCACAAGCTCGACGACGTGGCGTCCCCATTTGGAAATCGCTTCTCGTGGATCAAGGGCGGGCTCGAATTCGATGCGCTCCGCCAAGCGTGCATCGATCCCGAGGGGCGCGCCTATGTCGGTGAGCAACCGCCGGGCTCGGCGATGCCGTCGCAAGTCATCTCCCACGTCCAGATCGGCGATGCAGATTGGGCCACCACGCCCGACATCCCCCTCAATCACGGCCTTGTCGCTATCATCGGCGCGCGCGGATCGGGAAAGACGGCCCTGGCCGACGTGATCGCGGCCGGCTGCGACGCGATTTCGCCGTCGGGCTGGAACGCCGATGAGAATATCAGCCCGTCGTTCCTGGCCCGGGCGCGCAGGTTGATCGGCAACGCATCGACGACGCTGACCTGGGGCGGGGGCGCGACGGTCACGCGCGCCTTGGATGGCAGCGACGCCAACGGCCATATGACCTTTCCGCGCGCCCGGTATCTCTCCCAGCAATTCGTCGAGGAGCTTTGCTCGGCCAAGGGCGTCTCCGACGGCCTGGTTGACGAAATTGAGCGCGTGATCTTCGAGTCGCATTCGCAGGACGATCGTGAATGGGCGCTCGATTTCGCCGAGCTGCGCGACCAGCAGACTTCGCGGTTCCAGCAGGCACGCGAGCGCGAGGCCGAGGCGATCGCCGACATCTCGGACCGCATCGCCACGGAGTTTGAGAAAGAAAGCCTTGTCGCGACGCTGACCACCCAGGTCGGGCAAAAGAAGAAGTTAATCGCGGATTACACAGCTGATCGTGCCAAGCTGGTCGTCAAGGGCACCGAGGCGCAGGTCACCCGCCACACGCGGCTCAGCGAGGCGGCCCAGACACTTCGCAACAAAATCCAATCCTTCGGGAATCAGCGCCGCACCTTCGTCGCCCTGCAGGACGAGGTCCGCAGCGTCCGCGCCACCGGCGCGCCGGAAATGTTGCGCCAAGCTCGGGCGCGACATGGCGCCAGCGGCATGAGCGACCAGCAATGGGACGATTTCCTGCTGATCTATAAGGGCGACGTCGACAAGAGCCTCACGGCCTATATCGCATGGGCCGATGGCGAGGTCCGCAAGCTCAACGGCGTTCCACCACCGCCCGGCGCCCCGAACGTCGCCCTGATCCCGGACACAGCCGATCTTTCGGCGCTTCCGCTCGCGCCGATCGCCGCCGAAATGACGCGCCTCGAGGCGCTGTTCAGCGCCGATAAGGTCGTCCGCGACCAATACGCGGCGCTGACCGGCCGCATCGCGCAGGAGAACTCCGCGCTCCAGACCCTCGAAATCCGGCTCACGGATGCGCAAGGCGCGGCGGTCCGTCGGAAAGACCTTCAGACCGTGCGCGACAACACCTACGGCCGGGTGTTCGAGGCGATCATCAACGAACAGAGTGCGCTGGCTAGTCTTTATGCCCCGCTGATGGCGCGGCTGGCGGCATCGTCGGGCACGCTGAAGAAGCTCAGCTTCGCGGTTCGCAGGATCGCCGACGTTCAAGCGTGGGGCTCGGTTGCGGAAGAGGAACTCCTCGATAGGCGCAAGACCGGCCCATTTTACGGACGGGGCTCCCTAATCGCGGCCGCCACTGAAGCGCTCAAGCCGGCCTGGGAGACGGGTTCGGCGGTCGAGGTTCAGGCGGCTATGACCGCGTTCATGGCAAGATACCTCAGAGATCTGCTGTCTCACGCACCTTTTGCGCCCACGCAGCAGGCCGAATTCCGGGCCTGGTCGAAACGGTTCGCGCATTGGCTTTTCGGCACCGATCACATCACGGTCCGGTACGAGATTTCCTACGACGGCGTCGACATCCGGAAGCTGTCGCCTGGCACGCGCGGCATTGTGCTGCTGCTGCTGTATCTGGCGTTGGACGATTCAGACGATCGACCATTGATCATCGATCAGCCTGAGGAAAACCTCGATCCCAAATCGGTTTTCGACGAGTTGGTGGCGCTGTTTGTCGCGGCCAAGGCGAAGCGCCAAGTGATCATGGTCACGCACAACGCCAACCTCGTCATCAACACCGATGCGGACCAGATCATCGTCGCATCGGCGGGTCCGCATCCTTCGGGCGGTCTTCCGCCGATCACCTATGTGTCGGGCGGTCTTGAGAGCGCGGAAATCCGCAAGGCGGTGTGTGACATCTTGGAAGGCGGCGAGGCCGCCTTCCGCGAGCGGGCCCGTAGACTGCGCGTGAGGCTGGAGCGATGA
- a CDS encoding ATP-binding protein: MFERFVERRAEEALSDTPVVLIVGPRRAGKTTLVRKMGEAGRTYITLDDQTVLEAAQSDPAGFIRGLDRAIIDEIQRAPDLLLAIKKTIDEDYRPGRFLLTGSANVLTLPRVADSLAGRMETIQMLPLARAEIEGRTPTFLEHLFAGKLRSQRDAILGDDLVQLVLLGGFPEAISRDSERRRQDWSRSYLTSILTRDLRDIADVEKLTELPKFVRLLAEHSGQLVNYSQFGAGINVSHKTGQRYVGLLEQVFLIATVQPWFTNALKRIVKTPKLHFLDSGLLATVRGLSFDRVKADRSTFGALLESFVFAEILKLMTASDLRLTPHHFRDRDGREVDIVLERDDGMIAGIEVKASATVKAGDFGGLRALAEACGDRFAFGVVLYDSTDVVPFGDRLAAAPLSSLWNGAPRTNKADKSR; the protein is encoded by the coding sequence ATGTTCGAGCGGTTTGTGGAGCGACGGGCGGAGGAAGCCCTTTCTGATACGCCGGTGGTCCTGATCGTGGGCCCGCGTCGTGCCGGCAAGACCACGCTCGTCCGAAAAATGGGAGAAGCCGGGCGGACCTATATCACGCTCGATGATCAAACGGTCCTTGAGGCCGCCCAGTCCGATCCCGCCGGCTTCATCCGCGGCCTCGATCGGGCCATTATCGACGAAATCCAGCGCGCGCCCGACCTGCTGTTGGCCATCAAGAAGACGATTGATGAGGACTATCGGCCGGGTCGCTTCCTGCTCACCGGCTCGGCGAATGTCCTGACTTTGCCGCGAGTCGCCGACAGCCTGGCCGGCCGGATGGAGACCATACAGATGCTGCCGCTCGCAAGGGCGGAGATCGAAGGCCGGACGCCGACTTTCCTGGAGCATCTCTTCGCAGGGAAGCTCCGGAGCCAGCGCGATGCAATCCTCGGCGACGATCTCGTCCAACTTGTCTTGCTCGGCGGTTTTCCCGAAGCGATCAGCCGCGACAGCGAGCGGCGGCGGCAGGACTGGTCGAGGTCCTATCTCACCTCGATCCTCACGCGCGATCTGCGGGATATCGCTGACGTCGAGAAGCTGACGGAACTTCCGAAATTCGTAAGGCTGCTGGCCGAGCACTCCGGCCAGTTGGTCAACTATTCGCAGTTCGGCGCCGGCATCAACGTCAGCCATAAGACGGGGCAGCGCTATGTCGGGCTGCTTGAGCAGGTGTTCCTGATCGCGACGGTGCAACCTTGGTTCACCAATGCCCTCAAGCGCATCGTGAAGACGCCGAAGCTGCACTTCCTCGATTCTGGGCTGCTAGCGACTGTGCGCGGTCTTTCCTTCGACAGGGTCAAGGCAGATCGCAGCACGTTCGGCGCGCTGCTCGAAAGCTTCGTGTTCGCGGAGATTCTGAAGCTGATGACGGCCTCGGACCTGCGGCTGACGCCTCACCATTTTCGGGATCGGGACGGGCGCGAGGTCGACATCGTACTGGAACGCGATGACGGGATGATCGCAGGCATCGAAGTCAAGGCGAGCGCGACGGTTAAAGCCGGTGATTTCGGGGGCCTGCGGGCCTTGGCCGAGGCGTGCGGGGACCGCTTTGCTTTTGGCGTCGTCCTTTATGACAGCACGGACGTCGTGCCGTTCGGCGACAGGCTGGCGGCAGCGCCATTGTCAAGTCTTTGGAATGGAGCGCCGCGGACGAACAAGGCGGACAAATCAAGATAG
- a CDS encoding ParB/RepB/Spo0J family partition protein produces MATAVQKITLSSSRDIPFNKLVLSQSNVRRVKAGVSIEELAQDIGRRTLLQSLNVRPVLDAEGAETGMFEIPAGGRRYRALELLVKQKRLAKTAPVPCVVRDPATDILGEDDSLAENIQRAPLHPLDQFRAFLTLREKGRSEEDIAATFFVGVNVVKQRLRLASVAPTLLDIYAEDGMSLEQLIAFTVTADHARQEQVWQAVSGSWQKEPYQIRRMLTEKTVRASDRRAVFVGLDAYEAAGGVVLRDLFQSDDGGWLEDIALLDGLVAEKQKTEAETIAAEGWKWIEVAIDFPYGHTHGLRELEGVTIDLTSEEQATIDALKAEYTKLEEEYDGADELPDEVDERLGEIEAALAAFDDRPVTYDPADIARAGVFVSIDAEGALSVDRGYVRPQDEAPAGDPEQDGETDPATARAHGVDPDAPVVQRAVITIGGQIAGPEDEDDEDLKPLPDRLVTELTAERTLALRDKLASTPAVAFQAVLHKFCLDVFSRYFSYGTAMEVSVRSASFPVQAPGLKDTPAAKAIDVRHKAWEERMPKDKADLWDWLTTLTGDEQATLFAHCASFGINALYEKGDRYGAGVSSHTVEQRIAEADRLAQAVDLDMVQAGWRPTVENYLGRVPKRRILEAVQEGAGERAAQLIDHLKKDDMAKEAERLLADTGWLPEPLRIAAADDAPVEATAAEDGGEALPEFLAGDDEEAEAPQVIAAE; encoded by the coding sequence ATGGCTACTGCAGTTCAGAAGATCACCCTATCGTCCTCGCGCGACATCCCCTTCAACAAGCTCGTTTTGTCCCAGTCGAACGTCAGACGCGTGAAGGCTGGCGTCTCGATCGAGGAGCTGGCCCAAGACATCGGCCGGCGCACGCTGCTCCAGAGCTTGAACGTCCGGCCGGTCCTCGACGCCGAGGGCGCCGAGACCGGCATGTTCGAGATCCCGGCCGGCGGCCGGCGCTACCGCGCGCTCGAGTTGCTGGTGAAGCAGAAGCGTCTCGCCAAGACCGCGCCGGTTCCGTGCGTGGTCCGCGATCCCGCGACCGACATTCTTGGCGAGGACGACTCGCTGGCCGAGAACATCCAGCGTGCGCCGCTGCATCCGCTCGACCAGTTCCGCGCCTTCCTTACTCTGCGCGAGAAGGGGCGTTCCGAGGAGGACATCGCCGCGACGTTCTTTGTCGGTGTGAACGTCGTGAAGCAGCGCCTGCGCCTGGCGTCGGTCGCGCCGACCCTGCTCGACATCTATGCCGAGGACGGCATGTCGCTCGAGCAGCTCATCGCCTTCACCGTCACGGCCGACCATGCCCGCCAGGAACAGGTCTGGCAGGCGGTCTCCGGCTCCTGGCAGAAGGAGCCCTATCAGATCCGCCGCATGCTGACGGAGAAGACGGTGCGCGCCTCCGACCGGCGAGCGGTGTTCGTCGGTCTCGACGCCTATGAGGCCGCGGGCGGCGTGGTGCTGCGCGACCTGTTCCAGTCCGATGACGGCGGCTGGCTCGAAGACATCGCGCTGCTGGACGGCCTGGTCGCCGAGAAGCAGAAGACCGAGGCGGAGACGATCGCCGCCGAGGGCTGGAAGTGGATCGAGGTCGCCATCGACTTTCCCTACGGGCACACCCACGGCCTGCGCGAACTGGAGGGCGTCACCATCGATCTCACCAGCGAGGAGCAGGCGACGATCGACGCGCTGAAAGCCGAATACACCAAACTGGAGGAGGAGTATGACGGCGCCGACGAGCTGCCGGACGAAGTGGACGAACGCCTCGGCGAGATCGAGGCGGCACTCGCCGCCTTCGACGATCGGCCCGTCACCTATGATCCGGCCGACATCGCCCGCGCCGGCGTCTTCGTCAGCATCGATGCCGAAGGTGCGCTGTCGGTCGACCGTGGCTACGTCCGGCCGCAGGACGAGGCTCCCGCTGGCGACCCGGAGCAGGATGGCGAGACCGATCCCGCAACGGCTCGGGCGCACGGCGTCGATCCCGACGCGCCCGTGGTTCAGCGCGCCGTCATCACCATCGGCGGACAGATCGCCGGACCGGAGGATGAGGACGACGAGGACCTGAAGCCGCTCCCCGACCGCCTCGTGACCGAGCTGACCGCGGAGCGGACGCTCGCGCTGCGCGACAAGCTGGCGTCCACGCCCGCCGTCGCGTTCCAAGCCGTGCTGCACAAGTTCTGCCTCGACGTCTTCTCCCGTTACTTCTCCTACGGGACGGCGATGGAGGTGTCGGTGCGCAGCGCCAGCTTCCCGGTGCAGGCCCCGGGGCTGAAGGACACGCCCGCAGCCAAGGCGATCGACGTGCGCCACAAGGCTTGGGAAGAGCGCATGCCCAAGGACAAGGCCGATCTCTGGGACTGGCTCACGACCCTCACCGGCGACGAGCAGGCGACGCTCTTCGCCCATTGCGCCTCCTTCGGCATCAATGCGCTTTACGAGAAGGGCGACCGCTATGGCGCCGGGGTTTCGTCCCACACCGTCGAACAGCGGATCGCCGAGGCCGATCGCCTAGCCCAGGCCGTCGATCTCGACATGGTGCAGGCCGGCTGGCGTCCGACCGTCGAGAACTATCTCGGCCGGGTGCCCAAGCGCCGCATCCTCGAGGCGGTGCAGGAGGGCGCCGGCGAACGGGCAGCGCAGCTCATCGACCACCTGAAGAAGGACGACATGGCCAAGGAGGCCGAACGACTCCTGGCCGACACCGGCTGGCTGCCGGAGCCGCTGCGGATCGCCGCCGCGGACGACGCGCCCGTCGAAGCCACCGCAGCCGAGGACGGCGGCGAGGCGCTGCCCGAATTCCTCGCCGGCGACGATGAGGAGGCGGAGGCGCCGCAGGTGATCGCGGCCGAATAG
- a CDS encoding chlorite dismutase family protein yields the protein MDTRLFAFVGGDSGLWRIVGTETIVGKSLPEAKRLNVISASELQPETNAPWVLRGITSNERYVMREEKNEIVVKQQGLARPEATCAALIPIRKNAAWWEFTQDERRSVFEKSKHIQIGLNYLPAVARKLHHCRDLSENEPFDFLNWFEFAPTHEAEFNALLSELRATEEWKYVDREVDIRLVREAA from the coding sequence ATGGATACACGATTATTTGCATTCGTCGGCGGAGACAGCGGTCTTTGGCGGATCGTTGGAACCGAAACCATAGTTGGCAAGTCACTGCCTGAAGCCAAAAGGCTCAACGTAATATCTGCCTCAGAGTTGCAGCCCGAAACCAATGCACCCTGGGTACTTCGCGGAATAACAAGCAATGAACGGTATGTCATGCGCGAAGAGAAGAACGAAATTGTGGTGAAGCAGCAAGGGCTAGCGCGCCCAGAAGCAACTTGCGCTGCGTTGATACCGATCCGAAAAAACGCAGCTTGGTGGGAATTCACGCAAGACGAGCGCCGGAGCGTTTTCGAAAAGTCAAAGCACATCCAAATCGGGCTCAACTACTTGCCTGCAGTAGCGCGCAAGCTCCACCACTGCCGCGACCTCTCTGAAAATGAACCGTTCGATTTTCTCAATTGGTTCGAGTTCGCGCCAACCCATGAGGCTGAGTTCAACGCATTGCTTTCCGAACTGCGTGCAACAGAGGAATGGAAGTACGTTGACAGAGAAGTCGATATCCGTCTCGTGCGAGAGGCGGCGTAG
- a CDS encoding recombinase family protein, whose translation MALYGYARVSSSDQDFALQEQALRAAGCDVVRAEKVSGTSRVGRTELQTLLDFLRRGDTLVVTRIDRLARSIKDLQDIVYTLKERGVTLKATEQPIDTRSAAGKAFLDMLGVFAEFETNLRRERQREGIAAAKERGVYRGRKPSIDPAEVQRLRVEEKLGATEIARRLGVGRASVYRALAHYGRPA comes from the coding sequence ATGGCGCTCTACGGATATGCTCGGGTTTCCAGCAGCGATCAGGATTTCGCTCTGCAGGAACAAGCGCTGCGCGCTGCCGGCTGCGATGTGGTCCGGGCCGAGAAAGTGAGCGGAACCAGTCGGGTCGGGCGTACTGAGCTTCAGACGCTGCTCGATTTCCTGCGACGTGGAGATACGCTGGTCGTCACACGGATCGATCGCCTCGCGCGCAGCATCAAGGATCTGCAGGACATCGTGTACACGCTGAAGGAACGCGGTGTCACCCTCAAGGCAACAGAGCAACCCATCGACACACGCAGTGCGGCAGGCAAGGCGTTCCTGGACATGCTGGGCGTTTTCGCCGAATTCGAAACCAACCTCCGGCGTGAGCGTCAGCGTGAAGGTATTGCCGCCGCCAAGGAGCGAGGCGTCTACCGTGGCCGCAAGCCATCGATCGATCCCGCCGAAGTTCAGCGCCTTCGCGTCGAGGAGAAGCTGGGCGCGACGGAGATTGCGCGCCGGCTTGGCGTCGGCCGTGCCTCGGTGTATCGTGCGCTGGCCCACTATGGACGCCCGGCGTAA